The Thunnus maccoyii chromosome 24, fThuMac1.1, whole genome shotgun sequence DNA window ACATGCCTCCCACACCCCCCTGAGTCAGCTGCAACACCTTAAAGTGAGGCCATGGTATGTAACCTTTGCTGTACAAAAACCACTGTGACCACAGTTGACAATTACACTACAAAGGTAAATGATTCATAAAGCTTGCaaaatgtcagttacacagcaaCAACTATGAAAGTTTTGCAAACATTAGCCATCacaagctactggtcatacaaGACCAAGTAAGGGTGTAGCGGCATAAACACTAAGAGTGTGATGAAACAAACAagggtttgtttttctctctcagcttttcatttgtaagaggaaaaaaatgattatttcgCCTTTCAAAAGTTACAATCTTGCTTTAACACCACATGATATGATTGAGAGTGCGAGAAAAATAGTTAGCATGTAATCAGAGAAGTTTCGATAAATACTGTAGCTAAAAGCAATACAGAAATTGCTGAAATGTCCAGCTTCTGCCACTCCATGTGGTAATAGTGGAAATGTAAAGAGAGATCTAttaatagtattagtattactataTGTCTTTTATGgaaaatatattgtattatatatttttacataataaatagttttatttaaaattcaaatctCATTTTATATGACTGTGGGATATGACAGGacaaaaagtttgggaaccactgctagATTACAATTACATGTACTGATACTATATGCAGAGGGATATTCTGAGAAATGAGGAAATGAGACAGTTGCCACTTGATGGAGCCATAATGCCACAAAATGACTGCAGGTAAAACCAGGATAAAATTATATTCTTACTAGTGGCACTGCTTTTAGTTAGTGTTGTTTCTATGATGAAGACttgaaattatttattgtcAACCTCTGGTGAACCTTATGAAATGAACTGTCTCCCCAAATAGAATACAAACTATacatcatccatccattcattcatatcCACCATACAAGTCTCTCCTATCTCTGTTCCTCATCTTGTCTTCCTTCTCTGTCAGAGACTTTTCAGATCCTTCCAATTAATTACTTCCTTCTCCTGCAGATCCGCTTGCAGACCCTATGCACAGTGTGTGGAGTGATGAGTAGCGTGTGCCCCCCCACCGCACagctaccaccaccaccaccaccaccaccacacacaaacacaatatacaaGTAGTTATTGTACTTCGGTGAATGAAGTATTCCTTCTCAGGCATAGATCCTTAGCTGAGCAGGTGAAGGAGAAGCAAAATTCTGCAGGACAGCCAACGCTGACGCACCTGCCCTGCACCGACCCTCCCACCTCCCCTCTGTCACTTCTGAAGGAAAGACCAATCCTCTCCAGCGAGCACCTCCAAAAATTCTCTGTCCTCCAAGCCAGAGGAAAAATGGGTAACATGGCAACAGAGATTATCGCTTTTATCCTAACCATCTCGGGTTGGATCTTGGTGTCGTCGACCCTGCCGACAGACTACTGGAAGGTGTCCTCTGTGGACGGGACGGTCATCACCACAGCTACCTTCTGGTCCAACCTGTGGAAAACCTGTGTGACTGATTCCACCGGTGTGTCCAACTGCAAGGACTTTCCTTCGATGCTGGCTCTGGATGGTGAGTTCAGGGTAATGACTGTGATTGTGTATGATGTTATCTTCCTGAGGTCATAGACAGAGGTACATCtatctttctgtgtgtttctgaggaACCAAGCAGCTGCGAATATCCATCTGAGTGAAGCACTGATGCCCAAAATCTGGAACACCTGTTGTTTTTGGATGAATGACTACCATTGTAAACAAATGCATTTGGAACCTGATATTTCCTTTTCTGACTCTGGCTTCAGTCCACAAACAACCACCACATTTAAAGCTAAAGGCCAACAGAGGCATATTTCAGCAAAGGAGCTGAGCTGGGCTGAGACAACCTCCTAATGTTTCCAAATGAAGCAATCTGAGAAAGTCATACAGTCATACAGAGGCCACGTTCACTCCCTATTACTTGCTAGTAGCAATAGGGAAAGGCATTGCTTGTAGATGGAATTTTTCTAATGGCATTTTGAGATGTTCAAAGACTTATTATTCAGATTATTCATCTGTTGCCACTTTGTGTTGATTAAGGACAAATTTAAACTCTGGTCCTTTACCTACAAGGgtttaaagcagtggttcccaacctgggggttgGGACCCCTCCAGGGGTCCTAAGATAAATGTGAGGCATCACCAGATGattaaaaaacagttaatgaaaatattttattttagtttttgctttttttcttgtgaaatactagATTCTCTCACCTCTTCAGGTGaacatattttaagacatataaagaCATGTCATTATCTCATTAGacataaattaatcatttatgtCTAATGAGGTTTATCTCATTACCCCTTTTCCTAATTGAAAATTCCAAAATTTATGATTATCCAActgttgttcattttaaaagttgaaccattcagtgtttgtgcactggaggcttcaagtttccacatcacacttgagtaacttgaatactggaccatgattggctccggactagttgtgatgtcacatacatcatacatgcatgcatacatgaGTTTCAAccagatttaaggtgagcacagagaaacagtctcccctcagcagatgaatgtgaaaacaaactgcacatacatcattctgcacagagatgCTCAAaaatccaactgaaggaacaagatgaaaaacatttttttgtctagaggggggctttaaaatgagcaaaataCCCCATACTCCTCTAAAATTTTCTAACATATAGGATTCTTTCAACTCTCAAGGTCTCTAAAGCGAAAAttggaatagtttgacattttgggaatatgcttattcatttttttgttgagaGTTAAATGAGGAGATCAATACCAAGCAAGGGCTAGCAGCCAATTAGCTTAGATTAGCATAGCATAAAGATGggaaagactggaaacagagtgAAACCACTGGCTTGGCAGGCCCAAAGGAACAATATCTGCCCACCAGATATTAAAGCTCATTAATTCACACAATATAtcttgtttctttaatttttacaaaaaccaaagtgtaaaaagtgACGTACGGCTTAGCTAACCAGCTGCTTGTTGTAAttttatatgtactgtacaaacagtattgatcttctcatctaaattattgacaaaaaaatcaaataagtTAAATGCCTTAACTTTCACTGCATTTGGCCTctaaaagtcattaaaatagCCTCTTCAGGCCTCCAAATGTCCTTAAAATGTGACTAATCCAAGAAGGAAAAATCACTGCTCACAACCTATGACCACACTGAGGTCATAACCTCTAGTTGTAGGgccaaaaaggttgagaacgATTAGATTAAAACACTCTCCCCtcttctctatctctctcatgAAGCCTATATCCAGGTGTGTCGGGGTCTGATGATCACCGCTGTGTGTCTGGGTTTCTTTGGTGCCATCCTCGCTTTGATAGGAATGAAGTGCACAAAAATAGGAGGCTCAGAGACCACCAAAGCTCGTTTGACCGTCCTCTCGGGCTTCCATTTCATTCtcagtggtaaaaaaaacaaactctgctgCTAACGTTGAATATCTTTCTCTATGTCTGTTATCTTACATTATCAGCTCTTGCTTTGACTTCAGTGGGAATTTGAAGTAGAAatccttttatttctcttcacAGGCCTCTGCTGCTTGACTGCATGCTCTATATATGCTCACAGGATCACAACTGACTTCTTTGACCCCCTCTTCGTTGCTCAGAAGTAAGTAGGCTATTTAGGATTTAAAAGAAAGGTTTGTTTGACAGCAGATAAAAAGGGCATTCAGATGAAAGGAAGTCTGGtcatacatttctttttttacttcaaCCCTGCAGGTTTGAGCTGGGAGCGGCTCTCTTTATCGGCTGGGCTGGATCTGTGCTTTGTATCTTAGGAGGACTTAtcttctgtctctccctgtctgAAGGCTTCAGTATCAGGCAAGTTGCTTAGTTTTAAAACATGCTGGATGCTAACAATGTGATCCCACATCTGTCATCAGCCACAAGGGCTGTAAGGAAAACGGACTTGGATTGACTCTAAACTGCAGATTTGCTAACTCAATCAGGCAATTTAAATAATTACTTTAACTGGAATGGAGAGATGGTTAAAGGCTAAAACATCCAGTAATCTCTCTCAACATCTTGTCTCATAATTGCTGTACCTACTGGGCAAATTGTATGATCGTCATTTTGATTAGTTCAGCCACGGATGACGgctgaatgttttctttgttacaGTTGAGTAATGAGGACCTTTTTGAAGTGAAAGTCACCTTGACAGAGGGCGCCTATAGGGAAATGTTGCATCAGGCGAGCTAAGAAAGCAACCCTTCTCTTTTAGGGATATCCAGGCtgtaatatctcaacaactattggatggattaacAGGAAATTTTGTACCCCAGAGGACGCATCCTAATGACTCTGGTCATGCCCTGACATTTTCTATTGCATCAcgaggttcacatttgtggttttgagtgaaatgtctcaacaactattggatggattgccattaaatttggtacagacatgcACGCTCCCCTTAGGATAAAATTTACAGCTAGTTGGGAAtccaatcatggtccagtatgcaacttgcataagtgtgatgtggaaacttccattcaactgtttttattcacattttcaatgtGCACAATTCAAAACCTGAGAGGAAATGCTCAAAATTAGgttacattttttaacactgcaaaaaagtttttacacttggctgaggtggaaagGTTTATGTATCTTTAAAGGCAGTGGAAAAGACTTGGTGAATAACTCATGATGTAATTGAAGCATGTGACATAAATGTTCCCTGAAGCTTCCAATCCACTGAATTGacaaaaaaattgcaaaaacatCAGATCCGTGTGGAACAATGATGAGACTGTAACgctcctcaaattaatacatgaaacaaacataaatgtcatatttcaatcgtattttctacattgtttttcaccattttaggTTTGACTGGTGCTTATTTAATTAATCATCTTGTTGATCTTAGTTTTGTTTCTTAtctcttcatttcttcatttctccTGGTTTTTGCAGAGCTGAATACTCCTACAGTGGAGCTGCATCATTTGTGACGGCACGCAACAAGCACAGCAAGACACCCAACAGCCTCCACAAGGAACCACGGGAGCCGTCAAGGCAGTTTGGAAGAAATGCCTATGTGTGAAATTGGACTCTTGTTGTTACTTGAGCTGATTGTGGAACTTAACATTATAGTTTTTGGTTACCAGAAACTATTTCACCAGTAAGAGGCAAGGAGCGATTACTTTTATGAACTTTTGTGCGTgaactatgaaaataaatgctGGAAAGTATAATTAATGTGACAGTTTACAGATTTTATAGATTTTAAGAGGCCATGCTTGCTGATATGCTCATCTAGCTGTTTAAACATGAGAGACTATGATACAACAGTAAGCCACCATTTATGTTTTTGACagtacaacaacaataaaaaatacttctaaaatatctcaaataaATATAGCTTCCTTTTTAAATATGGCTACTTACTGGGTAATCTCTGTCAATACCTCATAAATATaagcttgtttttcttttagggCAGGAAATTTGATTTGGCACAAAACACTGTTCGAACTCTCCGGTCACCTTCAACAAGCCAGTCTTTACTACCTGTCTCACAAAGACTAGACATACACTTCATCTTTCTTTCATAATTCTtgctaaaatgtattaatgaaaactgtaaaacaattgTGTATTGGAATCAGGAATCATGACATTGGAAATTCAGTGGTTAGAAATATGCATCTTTGTATGTTTTACCCAAAAGCAACATCATTTAAAGCAGTTTTCTCTTCATGGAATAACATTTTTGTGTTATGCCTACCTTTGATTATAGAGACCTATTACAAGGATGCTGTTTTGGAAGCAACAAATTGTGTAAATGTGaccaaatattattttaatgagtGACTAAAAATTGATTAAAACCTGGGTAGCTGTGATATAACTCCAGTTAATATCCTCCAGTTAATATCCTCCTGTTGCTCTAAGGAAATAGAGTTGAAAGTTGCATCAGTTACTATTTCTTAAACAGAAAGATGAACCATATGAAGGCCTTCTCGCTTTCTTGGTCTGGACTGATCTGACCTCTATAGGTCACTAGGTCACATCTGACCCCAGAGATGGCTATGCAGATCTGGAGGACCGACCGGAGGTTTCCCCTCCTATCAGCCATCCATCTCCACCTAGGAATTATTATCAATAGGAACCCCAGGCTATGTTACGCAAAACCTTTTGGCCCAGAGGTTGGATACTTGAACCAGCTGGCAGAGAGCAGTTGCCCTGTGCTTTCCGCCGCCTTGCATCCGTAAACAAGTGTCAGGTGTCCATGGCTCTGCAGAATGGTGGTATTGTATCGTCTACTATCTGCATTACATATAAGCATGTTAAAACCAGATCTAATGCATCAAACTGCTTCTAgcttaaactttttaaattattttctgttgaaagaaaattttaaaatgcagtATATGATAGCTCACAAAAGTTATATCTAAATGGA harbors:
- the cldn10a gene encoding claudin-10a, producing MGNMATEIIAFILTISGWILVSSTLPTDYWKVSSVDGTVITTATFWSNLWKTCVTDSTGVSNCKDFPSMLALDAYIQVCRGLMITAVCLGFFGAILALIGMKCTKIGGSETTKARLTVLSGFHFILSGLCCLTACSIYAHRITTDFFDPLFVAQKFELGAALFIGWAGSVLCILGGLIFCLSLSEGFSIRAEYSYSGAASFVTARNKHSKTPNSLHKEPREPSRQFGRNAYV